A window of the Natronospira proteinivora genome harbors these coding sequences:
- a CDS encoding RidA family protein, translating to MSDQDSIVNSGKAPKPVGLYPHARRVGNLLFLSGVGPRSATSKEIPGVTLDDAGNVVDYDIEAQCHSVFQNVRHILEEAGSSWEKLVDVTVFLTNIPDDFKAYNKVYAEYFADNQPARTTVEINRLPTPIAIELKCIATIE from the coding sequence ATGAGCGACCAAGACAGCATCGTCAACAGCGGCAAGGCACCCAAACCGGTGGGCCTTTACCCCCATGCCCGGCGGGTGGGCAATCTGCTGTTTCTTTCTGGCGTGGGGCCCCGCTCGGCCACCAGCAAGGAAATCCCGGGGGTGACCCTGGACGATGCCGGCAATGTCGTGGATTACGACATCGAGGCCCAGTGCCATTCGGTCTTCCAGAATGTCCGCCACATCCTGGAAGAAGCCGGCTCCAGCTGGGAAAAGCTGGTGGATGTGACGGTCTTTCTGACCAACATCCCCGACGACTTCAAGGCCTACAACAAGGTCTATGCCGAGTATTTCGCCGACAACCAACCGGCCCGGACCACGGTGGAGATCAACCGCCTGCCCACCCCCATTGCCATCGAGCTGAAATGCATTGCTACAATTGAGTAA
- a CDS encoding 3-hydroxyanthranilate 3,4-dioxygenase — translation MPLPSAFNFQKWIDEHRDELKPPVANKRVFKDSEFIVMVVGGPNTRKDYHYDEGEEFFYQLEGEMVLKIQEDGKVRDIPIREGEIFLLPPKVPHSPQRFENSIGLVIERERRPDEQDGLMWFCDNCNHKLYEEYFHLENIETQFPPVFDHFFKSEENRTCDNCGAVMPEKP, via the coding sequence ATGCCCTTACCCAGCGCCTTCAACTTCCAGAAATGGATTGACGAACACCGGGACGAGCTCAAGCCGCCGGTGGCCAACAAGCGGGTCTTCAAGGATTCCGAATTCATCGTCATGGTGGTGGGCGGGCCAAACACCCGCAAGGACTACCACTACGATGAAGGGGAGGAGTTCTTCTACCAGCTCGAGGGCGAGATGGTGCTGAAGATTCAGGAAGACGGCAAGGTCCGTGACATCCCCATCCGGGAAGGGGAGATTTTTCTGCTGCCGCCCAAGGTTCCCCACTCCCCCCAGCGCTTCGAAAACAGCATCGGTCTGGTGATTGAGCGGGAACGGCGCCCGGATGAGCAGGACGGACTCATGTGGTTCTGCGATAACTGCAACCACAAGCTCTATGAAGAATACTTCCATTTGGAAAACATCGAGACCCAGTTCCCACCGGTGTTCGATCATTTCTTCAAAAGTGAAGAGAACCGCACCTGCGATAACTGCGGCGCCGTGATGCCGGAAAAACCCTGA
- a CDS encoding amidohydrolase family protein: MTKSLKIDIHTHILPPDWPNLKERYGYGGFIQLENCGPGCKQMVKDGEKFRKIGANCWDPDARLHDCAEHEVDVQVLSTVPVMFSYWAKPEHTLDLSRLLNDHIAGVVAEQPKRFIGLGTIPMQSPDLAVKELERCMKELGLAGIQIGSHINDWNLNEPALDEIWAACEELGAAVFVHPWDMMGSDTMKQYWLPWLVGMPAETTRAICSMIFGGVFERFPKLRVAFAHGGGSFLPSIGRIEHGFNVRPDLCAVDNEVNPRDYLERLYFDSLVHDPKVLQLMLDMVGPKKIALGTDYPFPLGELEPGKLIDSMGFPLETRDRLLHGTALEWLNLDKDRFL; encoded by the coding sequence ATGACAAAAAGCCTGAAGATCGACATCCACACCCACATCCTTCCTCCGGATTGGCCCAATCTAAAAGAACGCTATGGCTATGGCGGTTTTATCCAGTTGGAGAACTGTGGGCCCGGCTGCAAGCAGATGGTCAAGGATGGGGAGAAGTTCCGGAAGATCGGGGCCAATTGCTGGGACCCGGATGCACGCCTCCATGATTGTGCCGAGCATGAGGTGGATGTTCAGGTGCTTTCCACCGTGCCGGTCATGTTCAGCTACTGGGCCAAACCGGAACACACCCTGGATCTGTCCCGACTGCTCAATGACCACATTGCCGGTGTAGTGGCCGAGCAGCCCAAGCGTTTCATCGGCCTGGGCACGATACCCATGCAGTCACCGGATCTGGCGGTGAAGGAACTGGAACGCTGCATGAAGGAGCTGGGTCTGGCAGGTATCCAGATCGGCTCCCATATCAATGACTGGAACCTCAATGAACCGGCCCTGGATGAAATCTGGGCGGCCTGTGAGGAATTGGGTGCGGCCGTCTTCGTCCATCCCTGGGACATGATGGGTTCGGACACCATGAAGCAATACTGGCTGCCCTGGCTGGTAGGCATGCCGGCGGAAACTACCCGGGCCATTTGCTCCATGATCTTTGGCGGGGTCTTTGAACGCTTTCCCAAGCTGCGGGTAGCGTTTGCCCATGGGGGCGGCTCCTTCCTCCCTTCCATTGGCCGTATCGAGCATGGCTTTAATGTCCGCCCGGATCTCTGCGCCGTGGACAATGAGGTTAATCCCAGGGATTATCTGGAGCGGCTGTACTTCGACTCCCTGGTACATGATCCCAAAGTCCTGCAATTGATGCTGGACATGGTGGGGCCGAAAAAGATCGCCCTGGGCACGGACTATCCCTTCCCCCTGGGTGAGCTGGAACCAGGCAAGCTGATCGATTCCATGGGCTTCCCCCTGGAGACCCGGGATCGCCTGCTGCACGGCACAGCACTGGAATGGCTGAACCTGGACAAGGACCGCTTCTTGTGA
- a CDS encoding cyclase family protein: protein MSTPVLDWQGARFDMNPARAVSLAIPLDFEGPQPGFFGAPPARRKALESGGFTGDTRAGGTCNCEVLEITPHCNGTHSECVGHITEDRATVAQQVGTVLCPALLVSIHPARLDSSEETGPAKAKGGDAVITRTALQSAWETLTPATPPQGLVIRTLPNDPGKQSRDWMDDPAPAWLSREAAKWLVDQGVDHLLVDMPSVDRADDDGELLAHRIFWGLPPLSRKLMESTRPYASITEMIFAPDSVSDGLYLLDLQFPSFTTDAVPSRPLLYPTA, encoded by the coding sequence GTGAGTACCCCCGTTCTCGACTGGCAAGGCGCTCGCTTCGACATGAACCCGGCCCGGGCCGTGAGCCTGGCGATTCCCCTGGATTTCGAAGGCCCGCAGCCCGGTTTCTTTGGCGCCCCCCCGGCCCGTCGAAAGGCCTTGGAATCCGGCGGCTTTACCGGCGACACCCGCGCCGGCGGCACCTGCAATTGCGAAGTGTTGGAGATTACACCTCATTGCAACGGCACCCATAGCGAATGCGTGGGCCATATCACCGAAGACCGGGCCACCGTCGCGCAACAAGTTGGCACGGTGCTCTGCCCCGCACTGCTTGTGAGCATTCACCCCGCGCGCCTGGATAGCAGCGAAGAAACCGGCCCGGCCAAGGCCAAGGGAGGGGACGCGGTCATCACGCGTACCGCCCTGCAAAGCGCCTGGGAGACCCTGACCCCGGCAACACCCCCCCAAGGCCTGGTGATTCGCACCCTGCCCAATGATCCCGGCAAACAAAGCCGTGACTGGATGGATGATCCCGCCCCCGCCTGGCTCAGTCGGGAGGCAGCAAAATGGTTGGTGGACCAGGGCGTCGACCATCTACTCGTGGACATGCCCTCCGTGGACCGAGCCGATGATGACGGTGAGCTGCTTGCCCATCGCATCTTCTGGGGCCTTCCCCCGCTCTCTCGCAAGCTCATGGAATCCACGCGGCCCTACGCCAGCATCACCGAGATGATCTTCGCCCCGGACTCAGTTAGCGATGGGCTATACCTGCTGGATCTCCAGTTTCCGAGCTTCACCACCGATGCCGTCCCCAGCCGTCCCCTTCTGTATCCAACCGCCTAA
- a CDS encoding permease prefix domain 1-containing protein: protein MNWFSVLRLPSPRFPNDLATGDAVMDSYLEELDGYCLGSASVRRLYLSEIRDNLLEARDQAVAEGLSREVAAKRVVADFGPAKELARVQRQGRWRDFRRGGLIMGLAFAVLMLIFHLLSGSLATMGPVLLAGMFVFHGLFFGLLMGLWYSFMFAPTDPRPSFEDGDSESGFLVYSPRSSRWLAVLMMVVMTGMAVATVAGTLGLGFMANAGVVGNAFLTLIALHVVLSMRVAFIRIQADQEQLHFRGLGTECHIPLNAITGFRPAKWWERVLTPIAGANYRLYWRGKDGERATWLGLNGEMTNADRLRVLLDTSGSERKAAD from the coding sequence ATGAATTGGTTCAGTGTGTTGCGATTGCCCAGTCCCCGCTTCCCCAATGACCTAGCAACCGGGGATGCCGTTATGGATTCCTACCTGGAAGAGTTGGACGGATATTGCTTGGGTAGTGCCTCCGTACGCCGCCTGTACCTGAGCGAAATCCGGGACAATTTGCTGGAGGCTCGAGACCAGGCCGTGGCGGAGGGCCTTTCCCGGGAGGTCGCGGCAAAACGTGTGGTGGCGGATTTCGGCCCGGCCAAGGAGCTGGCCCGGGTTCAGCGCCAGGGCCGTTGGCGGGATTTCCGCCGTGGCGGTCTCATCATGGGGCTGGCCTTTGCGGTGCTGATGCTGATCTTCCACCTGCTGTCCGGTTCCCTGGCCACCATGGGCCCTGTGTTGCTGGCTGGCATGTTTGTTTTCCATGGTCTGTTTTTCGGCCTGTTGATGGGGCTGTGGTATTCCTTCATGTTCGCCCCCACTGATCCGAGACCGTCGTTTGAGGACGGTGATTCTGAATCCGGCTTTCTGGTTTACTCGCCGCGGAGCAGTCGTTGGCTGGCGGTTCTAATGATGGTGGTGATGACAGGCATGGCGGTTGCCACCGTGGCCGGCACCCTGGGCCTGGGCTTTATGGCCAATGCAGGGGTGGTTGGTAATGCTTTCCTGACCCTTATTGCTCTGCATGTGGTGCTGAGCATGCGGGTGGCTTTCATCCGCATCCAGGCGGACCAAGAACAGCTGCATTTCCGAGGACTGGGTACCGAGTGCCATATTCCGCTGAATGCGATCACGGGCTTTCGCCCGGCCAAGTGGTGGGAGCGGGTTCTGACGCCCATTGCGGGGGCGAATTACCGCTTGTACTGGCGCGGTAAGGATGGAGAGCGGGCCACGTGGCTGGGACTGAATGGTGAAATGACGAATGCTGATCGCCTCCGAGTCTTGCTCGACACGTCCGGGAGTGAGCGTAAAGCGGCGGACTGA
- a CDS encoding PadR family transcriptional regulator, with the protein MMKKQNASDGQILKGLLDTLVLDVLSNEPDYGFGIRQQLQLRLGEDAGLVKEATLYPLLHRLEARGLLDSYREPGSRGSPRKYYRLTTDGEAFLAGRIVEWRRIAALLERTVLRSGSEPSREDEK; encoded by the coding sequence ATGATGAAAAAACAAAACGCATCGGATGGACAGATTCTCAAGGGCTTGCTGGACACCCTGGTCCTGGACGTCCTTAGTAATGAGCCCGACTACGGCTTTGGAATCCGCCAGCAGTTGCAGCTGCGATTGGGGGAAGATGCTGGCCTGGTCAAGGAGGCCACGCTTTATCCCCTGCTTCACCGCCTGGAGGCCCGCGGACTGTTGGATTCCTATCGGGAACCCGGCAGTCGGGGCAGTCCACGCAAGTACTATCGTTTGACGACCGATGGTGAGGCCTTTCTGGCAGGGCGTATTGTCGAATGGCGACGGATCGCCGCCCTGCTTGAACGGACCGTACTGCGGTCTGGGTCAGAGCCGTCAAGGGAGGATGAAAAATGA
- a CDS encoding HD-GYP domain-containing protein: MRFVFSSWNILYIAKLIITRLIMGYRPSGRGNRQSGAICLQAPDTSKVVHSYFSPSCRRITMIKTIPVRELRPGMYLQQLGESWLKHPFWRNSFLIESEEQIRQIREAGIQQVTIDTSRGQVAEAANDGGSEQTPSEAAKPTAKRSRQRPRRVAFEDELEEARRLRRQSAKAVKTMLTQARMGEMVHTEDMMPYVEQISDSIMRQPSAMLGLVRIKNSDEYTYMHSVAVCALMVALARQMGFKESEVQQAGMAGLMHDMGKAYVPNDILNKPDRLTEEEFRIIQTHPEKGYQALLQGGKASEIVLDVVRHHHEKMDGQGYPRGLDKSSISLFARMGAVCDVYDAVTSDRPYKPGWAPAEALSRMARWTGSQFDERVFQAFVKTIGIYPTGSLVRLSSGRLAVVLDQGTKDLLKPRVKAFYSSNAGTHIPPTVIDLGRPGVSERIESREDPKQWGFDKLEALWA, from the coding sequence ATGCGTTTTGTTTTTTCATCATGGAATATACTTTACATTGCAAAGCTTATTATCACAAGGTTAATTATGGGATACCGCCCGTCCGGGCGCGGGAACCGGCAGTCTGGCGCCATCTGTTTGCAAGCCCCTGATACCTCTAAGGTAGTGCATTCTTATTTCTCGCCGAGCTGCCGACGAATCACCATGATAAAAACCATACCCGTCCGCGAGCTGCGCCCCGGGATGTATTTGCAGCAGCTGGGTGAATCCTGGCTCAAGCACCCCTTTTGGCGGAACAGCTTCCTGATCGAAAGCGAGGAGCAAATTCGCCAGATTCGCGAAGCCGGGATTCAGCAAGTCACCATTGACACCAGCCGTGGCCAGGTCGCCGAGGCCGCCAACGACGGCGGCAGTGAACAAACGCCAAGCGAGGCAGCCAAACCAACCGCCAAGAGATCCCGGCAACGCCCTCGCCGCGTTGCCTTTGAGGATGAGCTGGAAGAAGCCCGCCGCCTGCGCCGCCAGTCGGCCAAAGCCGTGAAGACGATGCTGACCCAGGCCCGCATGGGGGAAATGGTCCACACCGAAGACATGATGCCCTACGTGGAGCAAATCTCTGATTCGATCATGCGCCAGCCCTCTGCCATGCTGGGCCTCGTTCGAATCAAGAATTCCGATGAATACACCTATATGCATTCGGTTGCGGTCTGCGCGCTAATGGTTGCCCTGGCCCGACAAATGGGCTTCAAGGAAAGCGAGGTCCAACAGGCGGGCATGGCCGGACTTATGCACGACATGGGCAAAGCCTATGTACCCAACGACATTCTCAACAAGCCCGACCGCTTGACCGAGGAAGAATTCCGCATTATCCAAACCCACCCGGAAAAGGGCTACCAGGCACTTCTGCAAGGCGGAAAGGCATCGGAGATAGTGCTGGACGTAGTACGTCATCACCATGAAAAGATGGATGGCCAGGGCTACCCACGCGGATTGGATAAGAGCTCCATCAGCCTGTTCGCCCGGATGGGTGCAGTATGCGACGTGTATGACGCGGTCACATCGGACCGTCCCTATAAACCGGGCTGGGCCCCGGCCGAAGCCCTAAGCCGGATGGCGCGATGGACGGGAAGTCAGTTTGATGAGCGGGTATTCCAGGCGTTCGTGAAAACCATCGGCATTTATCCGACGGGCTCATTGGTTCGGCTCAGCTCCGGTCGCTTGGCGGTAGTACTGGACCAGGGCACAAAAGACCTGCTAAAACCTCGGGTCAAGGCTTTTTACTCAAGCAATGCCGGCACTCACATCCCCCCCACCGTCATTGATCTGGGACGCCCAGGCGTCAGCGAACGCATTGAAAGCCGGGAAGATCCCAAGCAGTGGGGCTTCGACAAGCTGGAAGCGCTTTGGGCATGA
- a CDS encoding c-type cytochrome: MLSIVVLAVSVVAGIVGYALFIADGERGEHAVEEGLEGHELGYTLYEANCMACHGGDGQGREGDFPPLAGHVPEMLDRDGGRTYLIDVLVHGVAGETVIQGVSYNGFMPGFDQLSDEQLAELLNYLAHAWDNEQALPEHHEAITPAEVEERREHDPHPREVGESQPR, encoded by the coding sequence TTGCTCAGTATCGTGGTTCTGGCAGTGAGTGTGGTGGCCGGGATTGTGGGTTACGCCCTTTTCATTGCGGATGGAGAGCGGGGTGAACACGCTGTGGAGGAAGGCCTGGAAGGGCATGAGCTCGGTTATACCCTCTACGAAGCCAATTGCATGGCCTGTCATGGTGGGGACGGGCAGGGCCGGGAGGGCGATTTTCCACCACTTGCTGGTCATGTCCCCGAAATGCTGGATCGTGACGGTGGTCGGACTTACCTGATCGACGTTCTCGTGCATGGCGTGGCAGGGGAGACGGTGATCCAGGGTGTGAGCTACAACGGCTTTATGCCGGGTTTTGACCAGCTCTCCGACGAGCAATTGGCTGAGCTTCTTAATTATCTCGCCCATGCCTGGGATAACGAGCAAGCCTTGCCGGAACACCATGAGGCGATTACACCGGCCGAAGTGGAAGAGCGCCGCGAACACGACCCGCATCCACGTGAAGTGGGGGAATCACAGCCCCGATGA
- a CDS encoding beta-lactamase family protein — MKSSLGWKVLLMSTLLLPVSGKADSDLQSVLEERIGGDRSGACLVAARVSETVEWATACADDEAGRTLDLESRFEIGSVSKAMQGVVVAALAEEGALAIDEPVEDLLPDGASVPRYDDEPIRIRHLLTHESGLPRLPSDMLMSDPHDPYADMDADTLLSLLADTELTRPPGEAFEYSNFGAMLLTLAITHRSGEGFQTLLDEHIFSPLEMAATSLDGPVVQGHDQLGNSVTPWGFSDNLAGVGGVRASLEDMIRFTQANLHAPDGSLGKAIRTSHEQLASPSDQDMAWGWLLLPFNDRSILFHNGGTAGMTAELAIDRERGVGVVVLADTGLATQGGLTDLALHLLDPEVEMRTPSPRPTASEDRPPLSDFEGEYALYDDDGPFMDMVLRLFGEDGTLYLQASTPQQEQPAVEMDYVGDERFVREDIDLEIRFLRNEEGRITGLAFSQGPYELDGRPQ, encoded by the coding sequence ATGAAATCCAGTCTGGGATGGAAGGTATTGTTGATGAGCACATTGTTACTACCCGTTTCGGGCAAGGCCGATTCGGACTTGCAGTCGGTGCTGGAAGAGCGGATTGGTGGCGACCGCTCCGGTGCTTGCCTGGTGGCGGCGCGGGTGTCGGAGACGGTGGAATGGGCCACCGCCTGCGCCGACGATGAAGCCGGGCGGACGCTGGACCTTGAATCCCGCTTTGAAATCGGTTCGGTGAGCAAGGCCATGCAGGGTGTTGTGGTGGCTGCCTTGGCCGAAGAAGGGGCGCTGGCTATTGATGAGCCCGTCGAGGATTTGCTGCCGGACGGGGCCTCGGTGCCTCGTTACGATGATGAGCCTATCCGCATCCGCCACCTGCTGACCCATGAATCGGGTTTGCCCCGCCTGCCCTCCGATATGCTCATGAGTGATCCCCATGATCCCTATGCGGATATGGACGCCGATACCCTCTTGTCCCTGTTGGCGGATACGGAGCTCACGCGGCCACCCGGGGAAGCATTCGAGTATTCCAACTTTGGCGCCATGCTGCTGACCCTGGCCATCACCCACCGCAGTGGCGAGGGTTTCCAGACGCTGCTGGATGAGCATATTTTTTCACCATTGGAAATGGCCGCCACCAGCCTGGATGGCCCGGTGGTGCAAGGCCACGATCAGTTAGGCAATTCGGTCACTCCCTGGGGATTTTCCGACAATCTTGCCGGCGTGGGCGGGGTGCGCGCCAGCCTGGAAGATATGATTCGTTTTACTCAGGCCAATCTCCATGCCCCGGATGGATCTCTCGGAAAGGCCATTCGCACAAGCCATGAGCAGCTTGCCTCGCCCAGTGATCAGGATATGGCCTGGGGATGGTTGTTGTTACCGTTCAACGATCGCAGCATCCTCTTTCACAATGGGGGCACTGCCGGCATGACAGCAGAACTGGCCATTGACCGGGAGCGGGGCGTAGGGGTAGTCGTTCTGGCCGATACCGGGCTTGCCACGCAGGGCGGGCTGACCGATCTGGCACTCCACCTTCTGGATCCGGAGGTCGAGATGCGCACCCCCAGCCCACGCCCAACGGCATCCGAGGATCGGCCGCCCTTGTCCGACTTCGAGGGTGAATACGCCCTTTATGATGACGATGGCCCCTTTATGGATATGGTTTTGCGTCTGTTCGGGGAGGATGGGACCCTCTACTTGCAAGCGTCTACCCCGCAGCAGGAACAGCCGGCTGTGGAGATGGATTATGTAGGCGATGAACGCTTTGTCCGGGAGGATATCGATCTTGAGATTCGATTCCTTCGGAACGAGGAAGGCCGTATTACCGGGTTGGCATTCAGTCAGGGGCCCTATGAGTTGGATGGTCGACCCCAATGA
- a CDS encoding cytochrome b, with amino-acid sequence MQTWDNTERYGTVSRVLHWGMGLVILWQLLTVLARVFFDDESALYGFFWGTHRETGLLIFLLVLLRGVWALANLSRRPPSVSLPAKLGHITLYLLMIVIPFLALLRQYGSGRAFEPFGIPLFPGFEGDSIDWMMAPATLFHSWAGYLLFSLIIGHAAMAIWRRRDPEKQDVLSRMW; translated from the coding sequence ATGCAGACTTGGGATAATACGGAACGATATGGAACCGTCAGCCGTGTCCTCCATTGGGGGATGGGGCTGGTGATTCTCTGGCAGCTGCTCACGGTGCTGGCTCGAGTATTTTTCGATGACGAGTCCGCCCTGTACGGTTTTTTCTGGGGCACGCATCGGGAGACCGGTTTGCTGATCTTCCTGTTGGTGCTGCTGCGCGGTGTCTGGGCGTTGGCCAATCTCTCCCGTCGCCCACCGTCGGTAAGTTTGCCGGCCAAGCTGGGACATATCACCCTTTACCTGCTCATGATTGTCATCCCCTTCCTGGCTCTGCTCCGGCAGTATGGTTCAGGCCGTGCCTTTGAGCCCTTCGGTATTCCGCTGTTTCCGGGCTTCGAGGGCGATTCAATTGATTGGATGATGGCACCGGCAACCCTGTTCCACAGCTGGGCGGGCTATCTCCTGTTTTCCCTGATCATCGGTCATGCGGCCATGGCCATTTGGCGTCGCCGGGATCCCGAAAAACAGGATGTACTGTCCCGCATGTGGTAA
- a CDS encoding zinc-dependent metalloprotease, which produces MPVFARCFSLLLVLILTACVSDDRLTSQDLQSAELDEGLFNVYTLDERVLFEIPDEMLGRDMAVMSRYAKAQEGLAARGGGDRMTANMVVQWERRGDRVYLRTQSYSNTADEGTPLDLAVQNSNFAPVIASFPVEMDRDGSTVVDVSELYLDDHPAFSFPRERRADLGVQAFDGDRSWLEFARAFPENIEIRAVRSYDAENPPSNERGGTVSFEINHSMILLPEEPMMPRLADERVTYITVTQTDYSRDFQGVRPHQYLRRYRMEPKDREAFERGELVEPKEPIVWYIDPATPEKWIPYFKAGIMEWEDAFEKAGFKNAVDVKVAPTEEEDPEFSLLDARYNVIRYVATPVRSANAGGDVVDPRSGEVLRGHMNMYHGLEERLRWWLVSQVATANPRFRTTELSEEDMGEALRYVVSHEMAHAMGLPHNQRANFVYPVDKLRSPDFVEEMGHSASSVGRTRYNYVAQPGDGVPPERRVGLWDKFAIMWGYRPIPEAETAQDEFETLNRWIVERADKPWFRSAHPQFGMDVEWDPYRMTEGISDDPVKAAEYGMRNLRTATEELMDWVLSEGDDYYELETHYLQNLTQWNRYAEHAAAAVGGSWTHHKRFGEEGPVYTPIDADYQRKAMAFIDEHVLQTPEWALDMDMLRRLEHAGAVERIRAYQELAVQRLLNHARLARMIEHEAFLGDETYHPAEMLDDAREMVWREVYENQEIDTWRRNMQRAWLEQAHYLMHQAESEHWQPPASGNLRVSSNDDPPLNADLHISQSDIRPLVREQLQQLGEKIDQTLEVGAADRMTRIHLEDSRRRIDAALR; this is translated from the coding sequence ATGCCTGTTTTCGCTCGTTGTTTTTCTCTTCTTCTAGTATTGATTCTGACTGCTTGTGTTTCTGATGACAGGCTTACTTCCCAAGACCTGCAGTCGGCTGAGTTGGATGAAGGCCTGTTCAATGTCTACACCCTGGATGAGCGGGTGTTGTTCGAAATTCCCGATGAGATGCTGGGGCGCGACATGGCGGTGATGAGCCGTTATGCCAAGGCCCAGGAGGGGCTGGCGGCCCGTGGGGGCGGCGACCGCATGACCGCCAATATGGTGGTGCAGTGGGAGCGGCGGGGTGACCGGGTCTATTTGCGGACCCAGTCCTACAGCAATACGGCGGATGAGGGCACGCCACTGGATCTGGCGGTTCAAAACTCCAATTTCGCTCCGGTGATTGCCAGCTTTCCGGTGGAAATGGACCGTGATGGCAGCACGGTTGTCGATGTGAGTGAACTCTATCTCGACGATCACCCCGCCTTTTCCTTCCCGCGTGAGCGGCGGGCCGATCTCGGCGTCCAGGCCTTTGATGGGGATCGGAGCTGGTTGGAGTTTGCCCGGGCCTTTCCGGAGAATATCGAGATACGGGCGGTGCGCAGCTATGACGCGGAAAATCCGCCCTCCAATGAACGGGGCGGGACGGTCTCTTTCGAGATCAACCATTCCATGATCCTGTTGCCCGAAGAGCCCATGATGCCGCGTCTGGCCGACGAGCGGGTAACCTACATTACAGTGACTCAGACGGACTACTCCCGGGACTTCCAGGGCGTACGCCCCCATCAGTACCTGCGCCGCTACCGCATGGAGCCCAAGGATAGGGAAGCGTTTGAGCGGGGTGAGCTGGTGGAACCCAAAGAGCCCATTGTCTGGTACATCGACCCGGCCACCCCGGAGAAATGGATTCCCTATTTCAAGGCCGGAATCATGGAGTGGGAGGATGCTTTCGAGAAGGCCGGCTTCAAGAATGCGGTGGATGTGAAAGTGGCCCCCACAGAGGAAGAGGATCCTGAATTCAGCCTCCTGGATGCCCGCTATAACGTGATCCGCTATGTGGCCACACCGGTGCGCTCGGCCAATGCCGGTGGCGATGTGGTGGACCCGCGTTCCGGTGAAGTGCTGCGTGGTCACATGAATATGTATCACGGCCTGGAAGAACGGCTGCGCTGGTGGCTGGTTTCCCAGGTGGCCACGGCCAACCCGCGCTTTCGTACCACGGAGCTGTCCGAGGAGGACATGGGCGAGGCTCTGCGGTATGTGGTCTCCCATGAGATGGCCCATGCCATGGGCCTGCCCCATAACCAGCGGGCGAATTTTGTTTATCCCGTGGACAAGCTGCGCTCGCCGGACTTCGTGGAGGAAATGGGGCACTCGGCCTCCTCAGTGGGCCGAACCCGCTACAATTACGTGGCCCAGCCCGGCGATGGGGTGCCACCGGAACGTCGCGTCGGACTCTGGGACAAGTTCGCCATTATGTGGGGCTATCGCCCCATCCCCGAGGCCGAGACCGCCCAAGACGAGTTCGAGACCCTGAACCGCTGGATCGTGGAACGGGCAGACAAGCCCTGGTTCCGTTCCGCCCATCCGCAGTTCGGCATGGATGTGGAATGGGATCCCTACCGCATGACCGAGGGGATTTCCGATGACCCGGTGAAAGCGGCCGAATACGGCATGCGGAATCTGCGTACCGCCACCGAGGAACTGATGGACTGGGTCCTGAGCGAAGGTGATGATTACTACGAACTGGAAACCCATTACCTGCAGAATCTGACCCAGTGGAATCGCTATGCCGAGCACGCTGCGGCCGCCGTGGGCGGTTCCTGGACCCACCACAAGCGTTTTGGTGAAGAAGGCCCGGTCTATACGCCTATCGATGCCGATTACCAGCGCAAGGCCATGGCCTTTATCGACGAGCACGTCCTGCAGACCCCAGAGTGGGCGCTGGACATGGACATGCTGAGACGCCTGGAACATGCCGGCGCGGTGGAACGGATCCGGGCTTACCAGGAGCTGGCCGTGCAACGTTTGCTGAATCATGCCCGTCTGGCCCGAATGATCGAGCACGAGGCCTTTCTGGGGGATGAGACGTATCACCCGGCCGAGATGCTGGATGACGCCCGGGAGATGGTCTGGCGGGAGGTTTATGAGAATCAGGAAATCGATACCTGGCGGCGCAATATGCAGCGAGCCTGGCTGGAACAGGCCCATTATCTGATGCATCAGGCCGAGTCCGAGCACTGGCAGCCGCCGGCCTCCGGCAACCTGCGGGTGAGCAGCAATGACGATCCGCCCCTCAATGCCGACCTGCATATCAGCCAGTCCGATATCCGGCCACTGGTTCGCGAACAGCTACAGCAGCTCGGCGAAAAGATCGACCAGACCCTGGAGGTGGGTGCGGCCGACCGAATGACCCGGATTCATCTGGAGGACAGTCGCCGTCGCATCGATGCGGCCCTGCGTTAA